A genomic stretch from Sulfurihydrogenibium azorense Az-Fu1 includes:
- the ftsL gene encoding cell division protein FtsL has protein sequence MIKELILNKNEVLNDVKIGLSRHKLSLLVIMTSLLALVLYSQLNYKIDNEIVKLNAEKNYLIAENFKLKNQITVLSSPERISKIAKQEGGMKKVDYNQVRFIDVNE, from the coding sequence ATGATAAAGGAGTTAATTTTAAATAAAAATGAAGTTTTAAACGATGTAAAAATAGGACTTTCAAGGCATAAACTTAGCCTTTTAGTTATAATGACTTCTCTTTTAGCATTAGTTTTATACAGCCAGTTAAATTATAAAATAGACAACGAGATAGTTAAGTTAAACGCTGAAAAAAACTACCTTATTGCAGAAAACTTTAAACTAAAAAATCAGATAACAGTCCTTTCTTCACCTGAAAGAATAAGTAAGATAGCAAAACAAGAAGGTGGTATGAAAAAGGTAGACTATAACCAGGTTAGATTCATAGATGTAAATGAGTGA
- the rsmH gene encoding 16S rRNA (cytosine(1402)-N(4))-methyltransferase RsmH has translation MVEHYSVLHREVLEFTKDLKEGYFIDATVGGGGHSYLILKQNPKLKIIGVDKDDYALEVAKERLKDFEGRFSLVKSSFKDIDKIVKDLDVNPVVGILFDFGVSHFQLKLPRGFSFQREEPLDMRMDTSSELTAYYVVNYYPESRLFNIISKYGEEKFAKRIAKNIVEYRKKKKIETTKELADIVYRSYPPNLRHSRIHPATKTFQAIRIEVNNELLEIEEALEKAIHIVSKEGIIITISFHSLEDRIVKNTFKKYKELKFLDILTKKPITPKEDEIRENPASRSAKMRVARRL, from the coding sequence TTGGTAGAACATTACTCTGTATTACATAGAGAAGTATTAGAATTTACAAAAGATTTAAAAGAGGGTTACTTTATAGATGCAACAGTGGGAGGAGGTGGGCATTCCTACCTTATTTTAAAGCAAAATCCAAAATTAAAAATAATAGGTGTAGATAAAGATGATTACGCTTTAGAAGTTGCAAAAGAAAGACTAAAAGATTTTGAGGGAAGGTTTAGTTTAGTAAAGTCTTCTTTTAAAGATATAGACAAAATTGTAAAAGATTTAGATGTAAATCCTGTTGTAGGTATTTTATTTGACTTTGGTGTGTCTCACTTTCAGCTTAAACTTCCAAGAGGTTTTTCATTTCAAAGGGAAGAACCTTTAGATATGAGAATGGATACATCTTCTGAGCTGACAGCTTACTATGTTGTTAACTATTATCCAGAATCTCGCCTTTTTAACATAATATCCAAATACGGTGAAGAAAAGTTTGCAAAAAGAATAGCTAAGAATATAGTAGAGTATAGAAAGAAAAAAAAGATAGAAACAACAAAAGAACTTGCAGACATTGTATATAGGTCTTATCCTCCTAATTTAAGACATTCAAGAATTCATCCTGCAACAAAAACTTTTCAAGCCATAAGAATAGAAGTAAACAATGAGTTATTAGAGATAGAGGAGGCTTTAGAAAAGGCAATTCATATAGTATCAAAAGAAGGAATCATAATTACTATCTCCTTCCACTCTTTAGAAGACCGAATAGTTAAAAATACATTTAAAAAGTACAAAGAATTAAAGTTTTTAGATATTTTGACGAAAAAACCAATAACGCCAAAGGAAGATGAAATTAGAGAAAATCCAGCTTCAAGAAGTGCGAAGATGAGAGTGGCAAGGAGGTTGTAA
- a CDS encoding MBL fold metallo-hydrolase — protein sequence METLFDNGTHKNILLEDFGHGEMVQANVHLIVDSGKGMILDPGGHKVFKHLLQEIGTIIGIDNLQWIFFSHQDPDIVAAANGWLMTTKAYALVSKLWLRFIPHFGVDRLVVDRIIGLDDEGAIIKLGNTDLYILPAHWLHSPGNFQVYDPVSKILYSGDLGASLGQDYTYVQNFEEHIKYMEGFHKRYINSGRALKNWAKMVRQLDIEIIAPQHGAIFKGKDMVNKFINWVETLETGIDIMDDVYKIPTKRLTV from the coding sequence ATGGAAACTTTATTTGACAACGGTACACATAAAAACATTCTCTTGGAAGACTTTGGGCACGGCGAGATGGTTCAGGCTAACGTCCATCTTATCGTTGACAGTGGAAAAGGTATGATACTTGACCCGGGAGGACATAAAGTATTCAAACACCTTCTTCAAGAAATAGGAACTATTATAGGTATCGATAACCTTCAATGGATATTTTTCTCCCACCAAGACCCTGATATAGTTGCAGCTGCAAACGGATGGCTTATGACAACAAAGGCTTATGCTCTTGTATCTAAACTGTGGCTTAGATTCATACCTCACTTTGGGGTTGATAGGTTGGTTGTAGATAGAATAATAGGTCTTGACGATGAAGGTGCGATAATAAAACTTGGTAATACAGACCTTTATATACTTCCTGCTCACTGGCTTCACTCCCCTGGAAACTTTCAAGTTTACGACCCAGTTTCAAAGATACTCTACTCTGGAGACCTTGGAGCTTCTTTAGGGCAAGACTATACGTACGTCCAAAACTTTGAAGAACACATAAAGTACATGGAAGGCTTTCACAAAAGGTATATAAACAGTGGAAGGGCACTTAAAAACTGGGCTAAAATGGTAAGACAGTTAGATATAGAGATTATAGCTCCTCAACACGGAGCAATATTTAAAGGTAAAGATATGGTTAATAAATTTATAAACTGGGTTGAAACACTAGAGACAGGCATTGACATAATGGATGATGTTTACAAAATACCTACAAAAAGGTTGACAGTGTAA
- a CDS encoding peptidylprolyl isomerase, with protein sequence MFTKIAGSKWKNIVLYITAFAFVATSIVAVIIYKLSGEIYGAAEVNGREIPMYEFNYTYEMIGRNLQNQDIDITPFKKEIAKQAIETLIENELLYQEAEKEGIVATKEQVKEELLNIPAFQVNGKFDKNTYIQIINSLGLTPEGFESILQKQITVNNLRSILLSTLYVSDEEVETFTKKQLTRISGEVTLIKPKEPTITDQMIKDYYEKHKSDYTVKEGKKVEIYKIDINKLGQEKAEIIAKDLFTKAKTGNITNIPQEVEKIFDGEVYEDKKPENVPQDVLSLSKDKKVSFSKTNDGYYIGIYKGDVSQSKPFEEIKTEITEKLKRQEYQKVVDQLHKTTDITALLSNNPVEKNQISDMTIQEFVVKYGVKADSLSSITRLKVGETSKPINTEEGVLIFKLSQLTEPDKDKMEEMKKTIVPMIKAQKFNDIYKMYVDNLKKKAKIKINKRLLESE encoded by the coding sequence TTGTTTACTAAAATTGCAGGCTCAAAGTGGAAAAATATTGTTTTATACATAACAGCTTTTGCTTTTGTGGCTACTTCAATAGTTGCAGTTATAATATACAAACTAAGTGGAGAGATATACGGAGCTGCAGAGGTAAACGGTAGAGAGATACCTATGTACGAGTTTAACTATACTTATGAGATGATTGGAAGGAATTTACAAAATCAAGATATAGATATTACTCCCTTTAAAAAAGAGATAGCAAAACAAGCTATAGAAACCCTTATAGAAAACGAGCTTCTATATCAAGAAGCTGAGAAAGAAGGTATAGTAGCAACAAAAGAGCAAGTTAAAGAAGAACTCCTAAACATTCCAGCTTTCCAAGTAAACGGAAAGTTTGATAAAAACACTTACATTCAGATTATAAACTCTTTAGGTTTAACACCGGAAGGTTTTGAATCAATACTTCAAAAACAGATCACAGTAAACAACCTAAGGTCTATATTACTATCAACGTTGTACGTGTCTGATGAAGAAGTAGAAACATTTACAAAAAAACAACTTACAAGAATATCAGGAGAGGTAACGTTAATAAAGCCAAAAGAACCTACAATCACAGACCAGATGATAAAAGATTACTACGAAAAACATAAAAGTGATTACACAGTAAAAGAGGGAAAGAAAGTAGAGATTTATAAAATAGATATAAACAAGTTAGGACAGGAAAAGGCAGAAATTATAGCAAAAGATTTATTTACAAAAGCTAAAACTGGGAATATAACAAATATACCACAAGAAGTAGAAAAAATCTTTGACGGTGAAGTTTACGAAGATAAAAAGCCAGAAAACGTACCTCAGGATGTGTTATCCCTTTCAAAAGACAAAAAAGTCTCCTTTTCTAAAACAAACGATGGGTATTACATAGGTATCTATAAAGGTGATGTCTCACAATCAAAACCTTTTGAAGAGATAAAAACAGAAATTACAGAGAAGTTAAAAAGACAAGAGTATCAAAAAGTAGTGGATCAATTACATAAAACAACAGATATAACAGCTCTGCTTTCAAACAATCCTGTAGAAAAAAATCAAATTTCTGATATGACTATACAGGAGTTTGTAGTTAAGTATGGAGTAAAAGCAGACAGTTTAAGTAGTATAACCAGACTAAAAGTAGGAGAAACATCTAAACCGATAAATACTGAAGAAGGTGTTTTAATATTTAAACTTTCTCAACTTACTGAACCAGATAAAGATAAGATGGAAGAGATGAAAAAGACCATAGTACCTATGATTAAAGCTCAAAAATTTAACGATATATATAAGATGTACGTAGACAACCTGAAAAAGAAGGCAAAAATCAAGATAAACAAGAGGTTGTTAGAAAGTGAATAA
- a CDS encoding polyprenyl synthetase family protein — MTDIKIYLKQKAELINTYLKNLIPKGTPKELFDAMEYSLTVGGKRIRPILIIESSKAVNPDVDIEDFIDVALSVEFIHTYSLIHDDLPAMDDDDLRRGKPTCHKVFGEAIAILAGDGLLTYAFELISGNQKITPDKLLKVINVISNSVGVYGMVGGQAGDILENFKDIDFIHTHKTAKFISGCCQVGGILAGASKKEIENLKNYGLYIGIAFQIWDDILDEIGDEEKVGKKLHKDKEKNKITYPSVYGLDNSIKMAKDYVEKAKQEVKYLKNPDILISIADYIVSREL, encoded by the coding sequence ATGACTGATATTAAAATCTACCTAAAACAAAAAGCTGAGCTTATAAACACGTATCTAAAAAACCTTATCCCAAAAGGAACACCTAAAGAACTTTTTGATGCTATGGAATATTCTCTAACAGTAGGTGGTAAAAGGATAAGACCTATTTTGATTATAGAGTCTTCCAAAGCAGTAAATCCAGATGTTGATATTGAAGATTTTATAGATGTTGCTTTAAGTGTTGAGTTTATACATACCTACTCTCTTATCCACGATGACCTACCTGCTATGGATGATGATGACCTAAGAAGAGGTAAACCTACCTGTCATAAAGTTTTTGGGGAAGCTATAGCAATCTTAGCTGGGGATGGACTTCTTACCTACGCTTTTGAACTAATAAGTGGTAATCAAAAGATAACTCCTGATAAACTGCTGAAAGTTATAAACGTAATATCAAACAGTGTTGGTGTTTACGGGATGGTTGGTGGTCAGGCAGGAGATATTTTAGAAAATTTTAAAGATATAGACTTTATCCACACTCATAAAACAGCAAAGTTTATATCTGGATGCTGTCAGGTAGGTGGTATTTTAGCTGGAGCTTCAAAGAAAGAAATTGAAAATTTAAAAAATTACGGACTTTATATAGGAATTGCTTTTCAAATATGGGATGATATACTTGATGAGATAGGAGATGAAGAAAAAGTTGGAAAAAAACTTCACAAAGACAAAGAAAAAAACAAGATAACTTATCCTTCTGTTTATGGACTTGATAATTCAATAAAAATGGCTAAAGATTACGTTGAAAAGGCAAAACAAGAAGTTAAATATTTAAAAAATCCTGATATACTAATATCCATAGCAGATTACATAGTAAGCAGAGAACTTTAA
- the queF gene encoding preQ(1) synthase has protein sequence MKYGEKEILESKLEPWPNPYPDRNYTIEITFPEFSCLCPRSGYPDYATIKITYIPDQYIVELKSLKLYLNKYRNQYISHEEATNKIYEDLYNLLKPRKLQVIGDWNPRGNVKTIIKVSSEDNP, from the coding sequence ATGAAATACGGAGAAAAAGAGATATTAGAATCTAAATTAGAGCCTTGGCCAAATCCTTATCCTGATAGGAATTATACTATAGAGATAACCTTTCCAGAGTTTTCATGTCTTTGCCCAAGGTCAGGCTATCCTGATTACGCTACTATAAAAATAACTTACATACCAGACCAGTATATAGTAGAACTAAAATCATTAAAGCTTTACTTAAATAAGTATAGGAATCAGTATATATCCCACGAAGAAGCTACGAACAAGATATACGAAGATTTATACAATCTTTTAAAGCCAAGGAAGTTGCAAGTTATAGGAGATTGGAATCCAAGGGGTAATGTAAAAACGATTATAAAAGTAAGTAGTGAAGATAATCCTTAA
- a CDS encoding tetratricopeptide repeat protein: MRKSFIAILLGFFILSCSIPKIVVYDDPLSASEHNDLGVIYEKKGKFDLAEKEYKKAISKDKNWYLPYFNLGNLYYKMGQKEKAVEYYLKSLEKERNPDTLNNLAYVLYELGRYEEAKKYIEEAFSIKKDPNYEDTYRKILEKLNNR; this comes from the coding sequence ATGAGAAAGAGTTTTATTGCAATTTTATTAGGCTTTTTTATATTATCTTGTTCTATTCCTAAAATTGTTGTATATGATGACCCGTTATCAGCCTCTGAGCATAACGATTTAGGAGTTATCTATGAAAAAAAAGGAAAATTTGATTTAGCAGAAAAAGAGTATAAAAAAGCTATAAGCAAAGATAAAAACTGGTACTTACCTTACTTTAATCTTGGGAATCTATACTATAAAATGGGTCAAAAAGAAAAAGCAGTAGAATACTATTTAAAATCTTTAGAGAAGGAAAGAAACCCAGACACGTTAAACAACTTAGCCTATGTTTTATACGAACTTGGTAGGTACGAAGAAGCTAAAAAGTACATAGAAGAAGCTTTTTCCATTAAAAAAGACCCTAACTATGAAGACACCTATAGAAAAATATTAGAGAAACTAAATAACCGTTAA
- a CDS encoding C39 family peptidase, whose translation MKKIFFVILFLFNVSYGQVLLDVPFVKQKDEFCGPASLSSVFKFYGIDIPQEDIGKEVYNPKLKGALITDLEDFAKSKGFKTVLKKSNIDEIKVFIDEKKPVIALIDLGFWIISQPHYVVIVGYNDKGFFVHSGYEEKVFIPYEDFEKKWNKLGKTILVIYK comes from the coding sequence ATGAAAAAAATTTTTTTTGTTATTTTATTTTTATTTAATGTATCTTATGGTCAAGTCCTTTTAGACGTTCCTTTTGTAAAACAAAAAGATGAATTTTGTGGCCCAGCTTCTCTATCTTCTGTGTTTAAATTTTATGGAATAGATATACCTCAAGAAGATATTGGAAAAGAAGTTTACAATCCAAAGTTAAAAGGTGCCTTAATAACAGATTTAGAAGACTTTGCTAAATCTAAAGGTTTTAAAACAGTTTTAAAAAAATCTAATATTGATGAAATAAAAGTATTTATAGACGAAAAAAAACCCGTAATTGCGTTGATAGATTTAGGTTTTTGGATTATCTCTCAACCTCATTACGTTGTAATTGTTGGATACAACGATAAAGGATTTTTTGTACATTCTGGGTATGAAGAAAAAGTTTTTATTCCTTACGAAGATTTTGAAAAAAAATGGAATAAACTTGGAAAAACTATTTTGGTGATTTACAAATGA
- a CDS encoding PA2779 family protein, translating into MINKFKKASIAFTMAGYMTLLSIAPAPAAMVDSVMSQNNTITQNQREADIDKIQRALENQLVKEKLKAYGLTDEEVKQKLDKMSDQQIHMLAQASDKVLAGGDAIGAVIGVLIIVLLIIVILKLLNKEIIIR; encoded by the coding sequence ATGATAAACAAGTTTAAGAAAGCAAGCATAGCTTTTACAATGGCAGGTTATATGACTTTGTTATCAATAGCTCCTGCTCCTGCTGCAATGGTAGATTCAGTTATGTCTCAGAATAATACTATTACTCAAAATCAAAGGGAAGCTGATATAGATAAAATTCAAAGAGCTTTAGAAAATCAGCTTGTTAAAGAAAAGTTAAAAGCTTACGGTTTAACAGATGAAGAAGTAAAGCAAAAGTTAGATAAAATGAGCGATCAGCAGATACATATGTTAGCACAAGCTTCAGATAAAGTTTTAGCAGGTGGTGATGCAATCGGTGCAGTTATAGGTGTTCTTATAATAGTTTTACTTATCATAGTAATTCTTAAACTTTTAAACAAAGAAATAATAATTAGATAA
- a CDS encoding polyribonucleotide nucleotidyltransferase, whose translation MEIEEIKVQTEVNGAPFIIETGYFAKQANGAVIVRQGDTAVLVAAVMSEEPQADIDFLPLTVEYREKYYAYGKIPGGFVKREGKPTDREILVARNIDRPIRPLFPKGFYNDIVITAYTLSADDKYDPDVLGIVGASAALHISDIPFEGPIAGVRVCRVNGEFIVNPTYQQKAQADIEIVVAGSKDAIVMVEGGAKEVPEEDILEAMMFGHQEIKKLIELQEELRLKCGKEKIQVAIDEEEIILKDKLKEFSYEKIKEAFKITDKKQRNKTINAIFEEAFKTLEIPEEKIKKASFIYKDIVSNVMRDNILNEGIRIDGRKPEEIRPIWIKVGVFPRNHGSAIFTRGQTQAFVTVTLGSLSEGQIEESIEAGEVMKRFMLHYNFPPFSTGEAKPPRATSRREIGHGNLAERALEPLIPPEEEFPYAIRVVSDILESNGSTSMATVCGGSLALFDAGVPMKKHVAGIAMGLIKAEDKFVILSDILGDEDHLGDMDFKVAGTRDGVTSIQMDIKVKGLTKEILEKALQQARDGRNYILDLMYQAIPEPRKEVSPYAPTVTTLRVLPDKIPIIIGPAGKNIKKIIEETKVKIDLDPEGLVKIYATSKEAAEKAVSMINELILDVEVGEVYMGKVTRVEDYGAFVELLPGRLSLLHVSQITGERLKSAKEKIKVGDVLKVKVSEIDDQGRIKVSLKDVPENVEPKNKFLFKEE comes from the coding sequence ATGGAGATAGAAGAAATTAAAGTCCAAACAGAGGTTAATGGAGCTCCTTTTATAATTGAAACAGGATACTTTGCAAAACAAGCTAACGGGGCTGTGATAGTAAGACAGGGGGATACTGCTGTTTTAGTGGCTGCAGTAATGTCTGAAGAACCGCAAGCTGATATAGATTTTCTTCCATTGACTGTTGAGTATAGAGAGAAATACTACGCTTACGGTAAAATCCCCGGCGGTTTTGTAAAAAGAGAAGGAAAACCTACAGACAGAGAGATTTTGGTAGCAAGGAACATAGACAGACCTATCAGACCTTTATTTCCAAAAGGTTTTTACAATGATATAGTTATCACCGCTTACACACTATCAGCAGATGATAAATACGATCCAGATGTTTTAGGAATAGTAGGAGCTTCTGCAGCTTTACATATATCAGATATACCTTTTGAAGGCCCTATTGCAGGTGTTAGAGTTTGTAGAGTAAACGGAGAGTTTATAGTAAACCCAACTTACCAACAAAAAGCTCAAGCAGATATTGAGATAGTTGTTGCTGGTTCAAAAGATGCAATAGTTATGGTAGAAGGTGGAGCTAAAGAAGTTCCTGAAGAAGATATTCTTGAAGCTATGATGTTTGGCCATCAAGAAATAAAAAAGTTAATAGAGCTTCAAGAAGAATTAAGATTAAAGTGTGGTAAAGAAAAAATACAAGTTGCTATAGATGAAGAAGAAATAATTTTAAAAGATAAGTTAAAAGAATTTTCATACGAAAAAATCAAAGAAGCTTTTAAAATCACAGACAAAAAGCAAAGAAACAAAACTATAAACGCTATATTTGAAGAAGCCTTTAAAACCCTTGAAATACCAGAAGAGAAAATAAAAAAAGCATCCTTTATTTACAAAGATATAGTAAGTAATGTAATGAGAGATAACATATTAAATGAAGGTATAAGAATAGATGGAAGAAAGCCAGAAGAAATAAGACCTATATGGATTAAAGTCGGAGTATTTCCACGAAACCACGGATCTGCAATATTTACCAGAGGGCAAACTCAAGCTTTTGTTACAGTAACTTTAGGTTCTCTTTCTGAAGGTCAGATAGAGGAAAGTATTGAGGCTGGAGAAGTGATGAAGAGGTTTATGCTTCACTATAACTTCCCTCCTTTCTCTACAGGTGAAGCTAAACCTCCAAGGGCAACTTCAAGAAGAGAGATAGGACACGGAAATTTAGCAGAAAGGGCTTTAGAACCCCTTATACCACCAGAAGAAGAGTTCCCATACGCAATAAGGGTTGTATCAGATATATTAGAATCTAACGGATCTACATCTATGGCAACTGTTTGTGGTGGATCTTTAGCTTTATTTGATGCTGGAGTTCCTATGAAGAAACATGTTGCTGGTATAGCAATGGGATTAATTAAAGCTGAAGACAAATTTGTAATACTTTCTGACATACTTGGAGATGAAGACCACCTTGGAGATATGGACTTTAAAGTTGCAGGGACAAGAGACGGTGTTACATCTATCCAGATGGACATAAAAGTCAAAGGTCTAACCAAGGAAATCCTTGAAAAAGCTTTACAGCAAGCAAGAGATGGCAGAAATTACATACTAGACCTTATGTACCAAGCTATACCAGAGCCAAGGAAAGAAGTATCTCCTTATGCACCTACTGTTACTACTTTAAGAGTTTTACCTGATAAAATACCTATCATAATAGGTCCAGCCGGTAAAAACATTAAGAAAATTATAGAAGAAACTAAAGTTAAAATTGATTTAGATCCAGAAGGATTAGTCAAAATATACGCAACTTCTAAAGAAGCAGCAGAGAAAGCTGTAAGCATGATAAACGAACTTATTTTAGACGTAGAAGTAGGCGAAGTTTACATGGGGAAAGTTACAAGGGTAGAGGACTATGGAGCTTTTGTTGAGCTACTACCGGGAAGATTATCTTTACTACATGTATCCCAGATAACTGGTGAGAGATTAAAGTCTGCAAAAGAAAAGATAAAAGTCGGTGATGTACTAAAAGTTAAAGTGTCTGAAATAGACGATCAAGGAAGAATTAAAGTTTCATTAAAGGATGTACCTGAAAATGTCGAACCTAAAAATAAATTCCTTTTTAAGGAAGAGTAA
- the rpsO gene encoding 30S ribosomal protein S15, with product MSITAEKKQELIKKFALHENDTGSPEVQIAILTERIRNLTEHIKANKKDLHSRRGLIGMVNKRKKLLNYLKRTDEQRYRKIIEELGIRESAGTNQ from the coding sequence ATGTCAATTACAGCTGAGAAAAAGCAAGAGTTAATTAAAAAGTTTGCTTTACACGAAAACGATACGGGTTCACCGGAAGTTCAAATTGCAATACTTACAGAGAGAATAAGAAACCTTACAGAACACATTAAAGCAAACAAAAAAGACCTTCACTCAAGAAGAGGTCTTATCGGGATGGTTAACAAAAGAAAAAAACTCTTAAACTATTTAAAAAGAACAGATGAACAAAGATACAGAAAAATAATAGAGGAGTTAGGTATAAGAGAATCTGCTGGAACAAATCAATAA
- a CDS encoding ABC transporter substrate-binding protein yields the protein MLKEVKYLLLAFFVILIGFLPFYLISSKPSNSIEIKKLDITNLEPVVGKEGGVLKRTLSSDPKTLNPVMAQETSSTAVIGPLFNGLTKVNEKTLLPEGDLAERWEVDNTGTVWRFYLRDVKWFDGKPVTADDVVFTYNQIYYNDSIPTSSRDVLTVEGKPFKVRKIDDKTVEFTLSKPFAVFLNAVGQPILPKHILEKSVKEGKFPSTWTVNTDPKEIVGTGPYKLVKYVQGQYVIYERNPYYWEKDKLGQQLPYIVSIQSQIIKDPDVSLVKFLSGESDIYGVRPSDLPKLAENYKKGDFTIYNLGPTPAITFIVFNQNPKAPIPKYKLKWFQNEKFRQAISYAIDRVGIVNMVYNGLAYPIYTAVTPAQKRLFDESYYPKYPYNLKKAKEILLSIGFTEGKDGFLYDKEGHKLSFTLITNAGNKERESIGNIVKEDLKKIGVEVNFQGLDFNNLVSKLMANYDFEAVIIGLTGSIDPYFGQSVWLSSGHMHMWNPKQKTPATDWEAKIDQLFKEASIELDPVKRDNLYKQAFKIIGEKQPMIFIAAPEEMVAVKNKLKNVFPTVWGWYKGDYVFIDK from the coding sequence ATGTTAAAAGAGGTTAAATATCTACTTTTAGCTTTTTTTGTTATCCTTATAGGATTCTTACCATTTTACCTAATATCTTCAAAGCCATCAAATTCAATTGAAATAAAGAAGTTAGATATAACAAACTTAGAACCCGTCGTAGGAAAAGAAGGAGGAGTCTTAAAGAGGACTTTATCATCTGACCCTAAAACACTAAACCCTGTAATGGCTCAAGAAACAAGCTCTACAGCAGTTATAGGACCTTTGTTTAACGGACTTACAAAAGTAAACGAAAAAACACTACTTCCAGAAGGAGATTTAGCAGAGAGATGGGAAGTTGATAATACTGGGACTGTTTGGAGATTTTATCTAAGAGATGTAAAATGGTTTGACGGAAAACCAGTTACAGCTGATGATGTGGTATTTACATATAACCAGATATACTATAACGACTCAATACCAACTTCTTCAAGGGACGTTTTAACAGTAGAAGGAAAACCTTTTAAAGTAAGAAAAATAGATGACAAAACAGTAGAGTTTACATTGTCTAAACCTTTTGCTGTATTTTTAAACGCTGTAGGTCAACCAATACTTCCAAAACACATTCTTGAAAAATCAGTAAAAGAAGGAAAATTTCCCTCAACATGGACAGTAAACACAGACCCTAAAGAGATAGTGGGGACAGGTCCTTATAAATTAGTAAAGTATGTTCAAGGTCAGTATGTAATCTATGAAAGAAATCCCTACTACTGGGAAAAAGATAAATTGGGACAGCAATTACCTTACATAGTCTCAATACAATCCCAGATAATAAAAGACCCAGACGTTTCTTTAGTTAAATTTTTATCAGGAGAAAGTGATATATACGGTGTTAGACCTTCCGATTTACCAAAGTTAGCAGAAAACTACAAAAAAGGAGATTTTACTATTTACAACTTAGGTCCAACGCCAGCTATAACATTTATAGTGTTTAACCAAAATCCAAAGGCACCAATACCTAAGTATAAACTTAAATGGTTTCAAAACGAAAAATTCCGTCAAGCTATCTCTTACGCTATAGACAGGGTAGGTATTGTAAATATGGTGTACAATGGACTTGCTTACCCTATATACACAGCTGTAACACCAGCTCAAAAAAGGTTGTTTGATGAAAGCTACTATCCAAAGTATCCTTACAACTTAAAAAAAGCAAAAGAGATACTTTTATCTATAGGGTTCACAGAAGGTAAAGACGGCTTTTTATACGACAAAGAAGGGCACAAACTTAGCTTTACACTGATAACAAACGCAGGAAATAAAGAGAGAGAATCTATAGGAAACATTGTAAAAGAAGATTTAAAAAAAATAGGAGTAGAAGTAAATTTTCAAGGACTTGACTTTAACAACTTGGTATCAAAACTGATGGCAAACTACGACTTTGAAGCTGTAATAATAGGTCTTACAGGAAGTATAGACCCATACTTTGGACAGAGTGTGTGGCTATCTTCTGGACATATGCATATGTGGAACCCAAAGCAAAAAACACCAGCCACAGACTGGGAAGCAAAGATAGACCAACTCTTTAAAGAAGCATCTATAGAACTTGACCCTGTAAAAAGAGATAACCTTTACAAACAGGCATTTAAAATAATTGGAGAAAAACAACCTATGATATTCATAGCAGCTCCGGAAGAGATGGTAGCCGTAAAAAATAAACTAAAAAACGTCTTCCCAACTGTATGGGGATGGTACAAAGGAGATTACGTATTTATTGATAAGTGA
- a CDS encoding Trm112 family protein: protein MINKDLLTILACPVCKSDLEFIEIKENQYLKCLKCNLYYPIKEDIPILLEDEALKEEDVKRG from the coding sequence ATGATAAACAAAGACCTTTTAACTATACTTGCTTGCCCCGTTTGTAAGTCTGATTTAGAGTTTATAGAAATAAAAGAAAACCAGTACCTTAAATGTTTAAAATGTAATCTTTACTACCCGATAAAAGAAGACATACCAATCTTACTTGAAGATGAAGCTTTAAAGGAAGAAGATGTTAAAAGAGGTTAA